In one window of Streptomyces sp. NBC_01224 DNA:
- a CDS encoding TIGR01777 family oxidoreductase: MVYSRIAVTGSTGLIGAALVRSLRADGHEVVRLVRHPARAGDEVEWDPKRGYVDGAGLVGCDAVVHLAGAGVGDHRWTEEYKREIRDSRVLGTAAIAEAVASLGVPPKVLLCGSAIGYYGDTGDRAVDESAPHGTGFLPSVCVDWEAAAAPAEAAGIRTVYARTGLVVAREGGAWGRLFPLFRAGLGGRLGSGRQYWSFIALHDHIAALRHLLDTQSLSGPVNLTGPDPVTNGEVTAAMGRVLRRPTLFTVPAPALRIALGDFAEDVLGSQRVLPARLLDSGFTFAFPGIDGAIRAALR; encoded by the coding sequence ATGGTGTACTCCCGTATCGCTGTCACCGGATCCACCGGACTCATCGGAGCCGCGCTGGTGCGCTCGCTGCGGGCCGACGGGCACGAGGTCGTGCGCCTGGTCCGGCACCCGGCGCGTGCCGGGGACGAGGTCGAGTGGGACCCGAAGCGGGGTTACGTCGACGGGGCGGGCCTGGTCGGCTGCGACGCCGTCGTCCACCTCGCCGGCGCCGGGGTCGGCGACCACCGCTGGACGGAGGAGTACAAGCGGGAGATCCGGGACAGCCGGGTGCTGGGCACAGCGGCGATCGCCGAGGCGGTGGCCTCCCTCGGTGTACCGCCGAAGGTGCTGCTGTGCGGGTCGGCCATCGGCTACTACGGCGACACCGGGGACCGCGCGGTCGACGAGAGCGCGCCGCACGGCACGGGCTTCCTGCCGTCCGTCTGTGTGGACTGGGAGGCTGCCGCGGCCCCGGCGGAAGCGGCCGGCATCCGGACGGTGTACGCGCGCACGGGTCTGGTCGTCGCCCGGGAGGGCGGGGCCTGGGGGCGGCTGTTCCCGCTGTTCCGGGCGGGGCTCGGCGGGCGGCTCGGCAGCGGGCGCCAGTACTGGAGCTTCATCGCGCTGCACGACCACATCGCGGCCCTGCGGCACCTCCTCGACACGCAGTCGCTGTCCGGACCGGTGAACCTGACCGGACCCGACCCCGTGACCAACGGCGAGGTGACAGCCGCAATGGGGCGCGTGCTGCGCCGTCCGACGCTGTTCACCGTCCCGGCACCCGCGCTCCGGATCGCCCTCGGGGACTTCGCAGAGGACGTGCTGGGCAGCCAACGGGTGCTGCCCGCACGGCTGCTGGACTCGGGGTTCACCTTCGCCTTCCCCGGCATCGACGGCGCCATTCGCGCCGCGCTGCGCTGA
- a CDS encoding helix-turn-helix transcriptional regulator translates to MRAARLIKMVLLLQSRPAMTAAELAQELEVSERTVTRDAQALSEAGVPVYADRGRAGGYRLVGGYRTRLTGLARNEAEALFLSGLPSALREMGLEDAASAARLKVSAALLPSLRDASDSAAQRFHLDAPGWYQEPVTPELLPAVAEAVWGDRIVHARYRRSGRDDEVERELAPYGLVLKAGVWYLCARVTDDFRVYRIDRFSAVAVSDELFERDEQFDLPGFWDERAAQFARSLLRTEVTVRVTEEGVRRLPYAMDRSAVHDALDAAGPPDAQGQLTVTLPVESLDVAYSQLMALGPESEVLEPAALRARFTAAAERLRNLYR, encoded by the coding sequence ATGCGTGCTGCCCGTCTCATCAAAATGGTGCTGCTCCTGCAGTCCCGCCCCGCCATGACCGCCGCCGAGCTCGCCCAGGAGCTCGAGGTGTCCGAACGGACCGTCACCCGGGACGCGCAGGCACTCTCCGAAGCGGGCGTCCCGGTGTACGCGGACCGGGGCCGGGCCGGGGGCTACCGGCTGGTCGGCGGCTACCGCACGCGCCTCACCGGACTCGCCCGTAACGAGGCCGAGGCGCTCTTCCTCTCCGGGCTGCCGTCCGCCCTGCGCGAGATGGGCCTGGAGGACGCCGCGTCCGCCGCCAGACTCAAGGTGTCGGCGGCCCTGCTGCCGTCCCTGCGCGACGCCTCGGACAGTGCCGCCCAGCGCTTCCACCTGGACGCTCCCGGCTGGTATCAGGAGCCGGTCACCCCCGAACTGCTGCCCGCCGTCGCCGAGGCGGTCTGGGGCGACCGGATCGTCCACGCCCGCTACCGCCGCAGCGGCCGGGACGACGAGGTGGAGCGGGAGCTGGCCCCGTACGGACTCGTCCTGAAGGCCGGGGTCTGGTATCTCTGTGCCCGCGTGACGGACGACTTCCGGGTGTACCGGATCGACCGGTTCTCGGCCGTCGCGGTGTCGGACGAACTGTTCGAACGCGACGAGCAGTTCGATCTTCCTGGCTTCTGGGACGAGCGGGCCGCCCAGTTCGCCCGCTCGCTCCTGCGTACCGAGGTGACGGTACGGGTGACGGAGGAGGGTGTACGCCGACTGCCGTACGCCATGGACCGTTCGGCGGTCCACGACGCGCTGGACGCGGCCGGCCCGCCCGACGCACAGGGACAGCTCACCGTCACCCTGCCGGTCGAGTCCCTCGATGTCGCGTACAGCCAACTGATGGCCCTGGGGCCGGAGTCGGAGGTCCTCGAACCGGCCGCTCTGCGGGCGCGTTTCACCGCTGCCGCCGAACGCCTGCGCAACCTCTATCGCTGA
- a CDS encoding DUF4240 domain-containing protein, whose protein sequence is MDETEFWEIIDSTREAAEGDPEDQADLLVERLVRLDPEAVLDFARHFEARYNRAYRWELWGAAAVLLGGASDDAFDFFRCWLIGQGREIFEGAVHDPDSLADLLDDFDEEIDGDAEDLGYAADEAYEQLTGVVTPDLGLPPQASEPEGTPFGFEDDAALAERFPLLWERFGSG, encoded by the coding sequence ATGGACGAGACGGAGTTCTGGGAGATCATCGACAGCACCCGCGAGGCCGCCGAGGGCGACCCCGAGGACCAGGCCGATCTGCTCGTCGAACGGCTGGTGCGGCTCGATCCCGAGGCCGTGCTGGATTTCGCCAGGCACTTCGAGGCCCGTTACAACCGCGCCTACCGCTGGGAGCTGTGGGGCGCCGCCGCCGTACTGCTCGGCGGCGCGAGCGACGACGCCTTCGACTTCTTCCGCTGCTGGCTGATCGGGCAGGGCCGGGAGATCTTCGAGGGTGCTGTGCACGATCCGGACAGCCTCGCCGATCTCCTCGACGACTTCGACGAGGAGATCGACGGGGACGCCGAGGATCTCGGCTATGCCGCCGACGAGGCGTACGAGCAGCTCACCGGCGTGGTCACCCCGGACCTCGGGCTGCCGCCCCAGGCCTCCGAGCCGGAGGGCACCCCCTTCGGTTTCGAGGACGACGCGGCGCTGGCCGAACGCTTCCCCCTGCTCTGGGAGCGGTTCGGCTCCGGCTGA
- a CDS encoding GntR family transcriptional regulator, with translation MTPPVVHSLREQIREHIVDGIVSGRWKPGERIVERRIATELEVSQTPVREALRELETLRLIESAPNKGVRVRNLTAADLEESYPVRAGLEQIAAELAAPVLGEDCSRLAPHVTALYEADRLADGEAQVRHTVGFHREMVRAAGNAVLLHTWEGLGIEVFTALSIRWLGTVQKSYAEEHEALIEAFLRKDPDIGVLVKAHVLGCAPRA, from the coding sequence ATGACCCCGCCCGTCGTCCACTCGCTGCGCGAACAGATCCGCGAGCACATCGTGGACGGGATCGTCAGCGGGCGCTGGAAACCGGGTGAGCGCATCGTGGAGCGCCGGATCGCCACCGAGCTGGAGGTCAGCCAGACGCCCGTGCGCGAGGCGCTGCGGGAGCTGGAGACGCTCCGGCTGATCGAGTCGGCCCCCAACAAGGGCGTACGGGTCCGCAATCTCACCGCGGCCGATCTGGAGGAGAGCTATCCGGTACGGGCCGGTCTGGAGCAGATCGCGGCCGAGCTGGCGGCTCCGGTCCTCGGCGAGGACTGCTCGCGCCTCGCGCCGCATGTGACGGCGCTCTACGAGGCGGACCGGCTGGCCGACGGTGAGGCGCAGGTGCGGCACACCGTGGGGTTCCACCGCGAGATGGTGCGGGCCGCCGGGAACGCCGTGCTGCTGCACACCTGGGAGGGGCTGGGCATCGAGGTGTTCACCGCCCTGTCGATCCGGTGGCTGGGCACGGTCCAGAAGTCGTACGCGGAGGAGCACGAGGCACTCATCGAGGCGTTCCTGCGGAAGGACCCGGACATCGGTGTGCTGGTCAAGGCGCATGTGCTCGGCTGCGCACCGCGCGCCTGA
- a CDS encoding GNAT family N-acetyltransferase, with protein MSVIHTHPVRPVRPVVLSDEAALGELDRATWSTLHAVTPRPQPPYAPFFDDRHKPEDFLVAEAEDPAGEIRIAGYIRVVAPTPLACNTHVRQIQGLAVADWARGGGVARALLRAAFAVARSDGANRMTLRVLGHNAPARALYESEGFVVEGVLPGEFFLGGRYVDDVMMGRSLAP; from the coding sequence ATGTCCGTGATCCACACACACCCGGTTCGCCCCGTCCGCCCCGTCGTCCTCTCCGACGAAGCCGCTCTCGGTGAACTCGACCGCGCCACCTGGTCGACGCTGCACGCCGTGACACCGAGGCCGCAGCCCCCGTACGCACCGTTCTTCGACGACCGCCACAAGCCCGAGGACTTCCTCGTGGCCGAGGCGGAGGATCCGGCGGGTGAGATACGCATCGCCGGCTACATCCGGGTCGTCGCGCCGACCCCGCTGGCCTGCAACACGCATGTGCGCCAGATACAGGGTCTCGCCGTGGCCGACTGGGCGCGCGGCGGCGGTGTCGCCAGGGCCCTGCTGCGGGCGGCGTTCGCGGTGGCGCGGAGTGACGGGGCGAACCGGATGACGCTGCGGGTGCTTGGGCACAACGCGCCCGCGCGGGCCCTGTACGAGTCGGAGGGGTTCGTCGTCGAGGGTGTGCTGCCCGGCGAGTTCTTCCTGGGCGGGCGTTACGTCGACGACGTCATGATGGGCCGCTCGCTGGCGCCGTGA
- a CDS encoding SDR family NAD(P)-dependent oxidoreductase: MNRYEGRRALITGGGSGIGQATVHRVLAEGGRVVAADVDEAGLQATYATAVANGTADRLTTLVLDISDEAAVQAGVASAVATLGGLDVLVNAAGILRSEHTHKTSLEFFNKILAVNLTGTFLMIREAIPALLAGDKPVVVNFSSTSASFAHPYMSAYAASKGGVQSMTHALASEYSKQGLRVVAVAPGSISSDMTSGNGPGLPADADMSLFMKLSPALGEGFASPDTVAGVVAMLGSQDGAFITGTEIRIDGGTHF, from the coding sequence ATGAACCGCTACGAAGGCCGCCGCGCACTCATCACCGGTGGTGGCTCCGGCATCGGCCAGGCCACCGTCCACCGTGTCCTCGCCGAGGGAGGCCGCGTCGTCGCGGCCGATGTCGACGAGGCCGGGCTGCAGGCCACGTACGCGACGGCCGTGGCGAACGGCACCGCCGACCGTCTCACCACCCTCGTCCTCGACATCTCGGACGAGGCGGCCGTCCAGGCGGGCGTCGCCTCCGCCGTAGCCACCCTCGGGGGCCTCGACGTACTGGTCAACGCGGCCGGAATTCTGCGCTCCGAGCACACGCACAAGACGTCGCTGGAGTTCTTCAACAAGATTCTCGCGGTCAACCTCACGGGGACGTTCCTGATGATCCGTGAGGCGATACCGGCCCTGCTGGCAGGCGACAAGCCGGTCGTCGTGAACTTCTCCTCCACCTCGGCGAGCTTCGCGCACCCCTACATGTCGGCGTACGCGGCGAGCAAGGGCGGCGTCCAGTCGATGACGCACGCGCTGGCGAGCGAGTACAGCAAGCAGGGGCTGCGGGTCGTCGCCGTCGCGCCCGGCTCGATCTCCTCCGACATGACCAGCGGCAACGGCCCGGGGCTGCCCGCCGATGCCGACATGTCGCTCTTCATGAAGCTGTCTCCGGCGCTCGGGGAGGGCTTCGCCAGCCCGGACACCGTCGCGGGCGTCGTCGCGATGCTCGGATCGCAGGACGGGGCGTTCATCACGGGTACGGAGATCCGGATCGACGGCGGAACCCACTTCTGA
- the aceE gene encoding pyruvate dehydrogenase (acetyl-transferring), homodimeric type, with product MTDPVGKLPSELDQLPDRDPEETAEWAASLDAVTKAAGPHRAAYLMRRSLQHAEGAGLALPKLLETDYVNSIPTAAEPAFDGDLEMESKITAWNRWNAAAMVTRGARYGVGGHIATFASAAWLYETGFNHFFRGKEGDGSGDQLYIQGHASPGIYARAFLDGRLSEQQLDNFRQEAGGDGLPSYPHPRRLPWLWEFPTVSMGLGPLSAIYQARFNRYLANRSIKDTSNSHVWAFLGDGEMDEPEATAALALAARERLDNLTFVINCNLQRLDGPVRANFRVVQELEGAFRGAGWNVIKTLWGSAWDELFRLDTTGALVRRLREVPDAQFQTYATRDVAYIREHFFGADPALAELAKLFSDAKIGECFYTSRGGHEARKVYAAYRAALEHKGAPTVILAQTVKGYTLGKGFESKNANHQMKKLSVDEFKDMRELLGLPIPDSAFTDGLVPYGHPGADSPEVRYLQERRAELGGPAPARRVHAVALPEPEERAFAALKKGSGKQEMATTMAFVRLVKDLMRDKETGRRWVPIVPDEARTFGMESLFPSAGIYSPLGQTYEPVDRDQLMYYKEAKDGQILNEGITEAGAMADFIAASTSYATHGETMIPFYIFYSMFGWQRTGDQMWQLADQLGKGFIVGATAGRTTLTGEGLQHADGHSHLIASTNPASLNYDPAFAYEIAVIVKDGLRRMYGPEAENVFYYLTVYNEPKPQPAMPEGVEEGIVKGLYRFKEGTPATPDAPRVQLLASGTAIHWVLKAQELLAADWGVTADVWSATSWGELRREALECDEALLRGEQRVPYVTQALEGAPGPVLAVSDWMRQVPDQISQWVEQDWSSLGTDGFGLSDTRDAARRHFGVDARSITVAALAQLARRGEVTASAVKEARERYGL from the coding sequence ATGACCGACCCCGTAGGAAAGCTTCCGAGCGAGCTCGACCAGCTCCCGGACCGTGACCCCGAGGAGACCGCCGAATGGGCGGCCTCCCTGGATGCCGTCACCAAGGCCGCGGGCCCGCACCGCGCCGCGTACCTGATGCGCCGCTCGCTCCAGCACGCCGAGGGAGCCGGTCTCGCGCTGCCCAAGCTGCTGGAGACCGATTACGTCAACTCCATCCCGACCGCCGCCGAGCCCGCGTTCGACGGCGACCTGGAGATGGAGTCCAAGATCACCGCCTGGAACCGCTGGAACGCGGCCGCGATGGTCACCCGCGGCGCCCGGTACGGCGTCGGCGGCCACATCGCCACCTTCGCCTCGGCGGCCTGGCTGTACGAGACCGGCTTCAACCACTTCTTCCGCGGCAAGGAGGGGGACGGCTCCGGCGACCAGCTCTACATCCAGGGCCACGCCTCCCCCGGCATCTACGCCCGCGCCTTCCTCGACGGCCGGCTCAGCGAGCAGCAGCTCGACAACTTCCGCCAGGAGGCGGGCGGCGACGGTCTGCCGTCCTACCCGCACCCGCGGCGGCTGCCCTGGCTGTGGGAGTTCCCCACCGTGTCGATGGGCCTCGGCCCGCTCTCGGCCATCTACCAGGCGCGCTTCAACCGCTACCTGGCCAACCGCAGCATCAAGGACACGTCGAACTCTCACGTCTGGGCCTTCCTCGGCGACGGCGAGATGGACGAGCCCGAGGCGACCGCCGCCCTCGCCCTCGCGGCCCGTGAGCGGCTCGACAACCTGACCTTCGTCATCAACTGCAACCTGCAGCGTCTCGACGGTCCGGTCCGCGCCAACTTCCGCGTGGTCCAGGAGCTGGAGGGCGCGTTCCGCGGCGCCGGCTGGAACGTCATCAAGACGCTCTGGGGCAGCGCCTGGGACGAGCTGTTCCGGCTGGACACCACCGGTGCGCTGGTCCGCCGACTCCGTGAGGTCCCGGACGCGCAGTTCCAGACGTACGCCACCCGCGACGTCGCGTACATCCGTGAGCACTTCTTCGGCGCCGACCCCGCGCTCGCCGAGCTGGCGAAGCTGTTCAGCGACGCGAAGATCGGCGAGTGTTTCTACACCTCCCGCGGTGGTCACGAGGCCCGCAAGGTCTACGCGGCGTACCGCGCGGCTCTTGAGCACAAGGGCGCGCCGACCGTGATCCTCGCTCAGACGGTGAAGGGCTACACGCTCGGCAAGGGCTTCGAGTCCAAGAACGCCAACCACCAGATGAAGAAGCTGTCCGTCGACGAGTTCAAGGACATGCGCGAGCTGCTCGGACTCCCGATCCCCGACAGCGCCTTCACGGACGGGCTGGTGCCCTACGGCCACCCCGGCGCCGACTCCCCCGAGGTCCGTTACCTCCAGGAGCGCCGCGCCGAGCTCGGCGGCCCCGCCCCGGCCCGCCGGGTGCACGCGGTGGCGCTGCCCGAGCCGGAGGAGCGGGCGTTCGCCGCGCTCAAGAAGGGGTCCGGCAAGCAGGAGATGGCCACCACCATGGCGTTCGTGCGCCTGGTCAAGGACCTGATGCGGGACAAGGAGACCGGCAGGCGCTGGGTGCCGATCGTCCCGGACGAGGCCCGTACCTTCGGTATGGAGTCGCTGTTCCCCTCGGCCGGCATCTACTCCCCGCTGGGCCAGACGTACGAGCCGGTCGACCGCGACCAGCTGATGTACTACAAGGAGGCCAAGGACGGCCAGATCCTCAACGAGGGGATCACCGAGGCCGGGGCCATGGCCGACTTCATCGCCGCGTCGACGTCGTACGCGACACACGGCGAGACGATGATTCCCTTCTACATCTTCTACTCGATGTTCGGCTGGCAGCGGACCGGCGACCAGATGTGGCAGCTCGCCGACCAGCTCGGCAAGGGCTTCATCGTCGGCGCCACGGCCGGCCGGACGACGCTGACCGGCGAGGGCCTCCAGCACGCGGACGGCCATTCGCACCTGATCGCGTCCACGAACCCCGCGTCGCTCAACTACGACCCGGCGTTCGCGTACGAGATCGCAGTGATCGTCAAGGACGGTCTGCGCCGGATGTACGGCCCCGAGGCCGAGAACGTCTTCTACTACCTGACGGTCTACAACGAGCCGAAGCCGCAGCCCGCGATGCCGGAAGGCGTCGAGGAGGGCATCGTCAAGGGCCTGTACCGCTTCAAGGAGGGCACGCCCGCGACGCCGGACGCGCCGCGCGTCCAGCTGCTGGCCTCCGGTACGGCGATCCACTGGGTCCTGAAGGCGCAGGAGCTGCTGGCCGCGGACTGGGGTGTGACGGCCGACGTCTGGTCCGCCACCTCGTGGGGCGAGCTGCGCCGTGAGGCGCTGGAGTGCGACGAGGCGCTGCTCCGCGGTGAGCAGCGGGTGCCGTACGTGACCCAGGCGCTGGAGGGCGCACCGGGTCCGGTCCTCGCGGTCAGCGACTGGATGCGGCAGGTCCCGGACCAGATCAGCCAGTGGGTGGAGCAGGACTGGTCCTCGCTCGGCACGGACGGCTTCGGGCTCTCCGACACCCGTGATGCGGCCCGCCGCCACTTCGGCGTCGACGCCCGGTCGATCACGGTCGCGGCCCTGGCCCAGCTTGCCCGCCGCGGCGAGGTGACCGCGTCCGCGGTCAAGGAGGCCCGGGAGCGGTACGGGCTCTGA
- the sucB gene encoding 2-oxoglutarate dehydrogenase, E2 component, dihydrolipoamide succinyltransferase — translation MSVSVTLPALGESVTEGTVTRWLKAEGERVEADEPLLEVSTDKVDTEIPAPAAGILAAIKVAEDETVEVGAELAVIDDGTGAPAAAAAPAAEPAAAPAPAPVAEAPAAAAPAPVAAAPVAAAPAGGAVGTDVTLPALGESVTEGTVTRWLKEVGEEVTEDEPLLEVSTDKVDTEIPAPVSGVLLEIVVAEDETAEVGAKLAVIGAAGAAPAAAPAPAAPAPVAAPVPAPAAAAPAPAPVAPAAPAPAPAPVAPAAPVAAPVAAPVAAPAPVTPAAPAPAPVAAPAPVAPAAPVDEGAYVTPLVRKLAAENGVDLGAVKGTGVGGRIRKQDVVAAAEAARAAAAAPAPIAAAPAAAKAPKLEVSPLRGQTVKMTRMRKVIGDNMMKALHSQAQLTSVVEVDITKLMKLRNQAKAAFAAREGVKLSPMPFFVKAAAQALKAHPVINARINEDEGTITYFDSENIGIAVDAEKGLMTPVIKGAGDLNIAGISKKTAELAGKARGGGLTPDDMSGATFTISNTGSRGALFDTVIVPPNQAAILGIGATVRRPVVINHPDLGETIAVRDMTYLSLSYDHRLVDGADAARYLTAVKAILEAGEFEVELGL, via the coding sequence ATGTCGGTTTCCGTAACCCTTCCGGCGCTCGGCGAGAGCGTCACCGAGGGCACTGTCACCCGCTGGCTGAAGGCCGAGGGCGAGCGCGTCGAGGCCGACGAGCCGTTGCTCGAGGTTTCGACCGACAAGGTCGACACCGAGATCCCGGCTCCCGCAGCCGGCATCCTCGCCGCCATCAAGGTCGCCGAGGACGAGACCGTCGAGGTCGGCGCCGAGCTGGCCGTCATCGACGACGGCACGGGCGCGCCCGCTGCCGCCGCGGCCCCGGCCGCCGAGCCCGCGGCCGCCCCGGCCCCGGCACCGGTCGCCGAGGCCCCCGCTGCCGCTGCTCCGGCCCCCGTGGCCGCTGCTCCGGTCGCGGCCGCACCGGCCGGTGGCGCCGTCGGCACCGACGTCACCCTCCCGGCGCTCGGCGAGAGCGTCACCGAGGGCACCGTCACCCGCTGGCTGAAGGAGGTCGGCGAGGAGGTCACGGAGGACGAGCCCCTCCTTGAGGTCTCCACGGACAAGGTCGACACCGAGATCCCGGCCCCGGTTTCCGGTGTGCTGCTGGAGATCGTCGTCGCCGAGGACGAGACCGCCGAGGTCGGCGCCAAGCTCGCCGTCATCGGTGCCGCCGGTGCCGCTCCGGCGGCTGCCCCGGCCCCGGCCGCTCCGGCGCCCGTCGCCGCCCCGGTCCCGGCTCCGGCCGCCGCTGCCCCCGCACCGGCGCCGGTCGCTCCGGCCGCCCCCGCGCCGGCTCCGGCACCGGTGGCCCCCGCCGCCCCGGTCGCCGCCCCGGTCGCCGCCCCGGTCGCCGCTCCGGCACCGGTGACCCCGGCTGCTCCGGCTCCGGCGCCCGTGGCCGCTCCGGCACCGGTCGCCCCGGCGGCTCCGGTCGACGAGGGCGCGTACGTCACGCCGCTGGTCCGCAAGCTCGCCGCCGAGAACGGCGTCGACCTGGGCGCGGTCAAGGGCACCGGCGTCGGTGGCCGTATCCGCAAGCAGGACGTCGTCGCCGCCGCGGAGGCCGCCAGGGCCGCCGCCGCTGCTCCGGCCCCCATCGCGGCTGCCCCGGCGGCCGCGAAGGCGCCGAAGCTCGAGGTCTCCCCGCTGCGCGGTCAGACGGTCAAGATGACCCGCATGCGCAAGGTCATCGGCGACAACATGATGAAGGCGCTGCACTCGCAGGCCCAGCTGACCTCGGTCGTCGAGGTCGACATCACGAAGCTGATGAAGCTGCGCAACCAGGCGAAGGCCGCGTTCGCCGCCCGTGAGGGCGTCAAGCTGTCCCCGATGCCGTTCTTCGTGAAGGCGGCGGCCCAGGCGCTGAAGGCCCACCCGGTCATCAACGCCCGGATCAACGAGGACGAGGGCACCATCACGTACTTCGACTCGGAGAACATCGGCATCGCCGTGGACGCCGAGAAGGGTCTGATGACCCCGGTCATCAAGGGCGCGGGCGACCTGAACATCGCCGGTATCTCGAAGAAGACCGCCGAGCTGGCCGGGAAGGCCCGCGGTGGCGGCCTGACGCCGGACGACATGTCCGGCGCCACCTTCACCATCAGCAACACCGGCTCGCGCGGTGCGCTGTTCGACACCGTCATCGTGCCCCCGAACCAGGCAGCCATCCTGGGCATCGGTGCCACGGTCCGCCGCCCGGTGGTCATCAACCACCCGGACCTCGGCGAGACGATCGCGGTGCGGGACATGACGTACCTCTCGCTCTCCTACGACCACCGTCTGGTGGACGGCGCGGACGCCGCCCGTTACCTGACCGCGGTCAAGGCGATCCTGGAGGCCGGTGAGTTCGAGGTCGAGCTCGGCCTCTGA
- a CDS encoding TetR/AcrR family transcriptional regulator codes for MSTEPSQPSLTERRKAATQLDIARAAAALFAERGPEGTTAEDIAHRAGVALRTFYRYFRSKQDAVGPLLTGGAERWRALLEAAEPGESLAGVLEQAVTEALRGPGADAADQLGWTRGLLRAAVDDPALRAVWYRVNQDSEERLLPVLTRLAGEGADPLEVRLAAAAATDAVRIALEAWAETDAPTSGPGSPSDLAVRCLHELMGGMRLFKG; via the coding sequence ATGAGCACCGAGCCGAGTCAGCCGTCCCTCACCGAACGCCGTAAGGCCGCAACCCAGCTGGACATCGCGCGCGCCGCCGCCGCGCTCTTCGCCGAGCGCGGACCCGAAGGCACCACGGCGGAGGACATCGCCCATCGGGCGGGCGTCGCACTGCGTACCTTCTACCGGTACTTCCGCTCCAAGCAGGACGCGGTGGGCCCACTGCTCACCGGTGGCGCCGAGCGCTGGCGGGCGCTGTTGGAGGCGGCCGAGCCGGGGGAGTCGCTCGCCGGGGTGCTGGAGCAGGCGGTCACCGAGGCGCTCCGGGGGCCGGGCGCGGACGCCGCCGACCAGCTCGGCTGGACGCGTGGGCTGCTGCGGGCGGCGGTGGACGACCCGGCGTTGCGTGCCGTCTGGTACCGGGTCAATCAGGATTCGGAGGAACGACTGCTGCCGGTGCTGACCCGGCTGGCGGGCGAGGGGGCGGACCCGCTGGAGGTCCGGCTCGCCGCAGCCGCCGCCACGGACGCCGTACGCATCGCGCTGGAAGCCTGGGCGGAGACGGACGCGCCGACGAGCGGGCCCGGCTCACCTTCCGATCTGGCGGTGCGCTGCCTCCACGAACTCATGGGCGGCATGCGGCTGTTCAAGGGCTGA